A single window of Thalassomonas viridans DNA harbors:
- a CDS encoding RebB family R body protein has translation MSDQSPSEVCNALVSQYAPSISRSMLVQATAQALGNAAHNATFAQQQHNMIINTSTSVCAGMLQALGAAYAKK, from the coding sequence ATGAGTGACCAGTCGCCAAGCGAAGTGTGTAACGCACTTGTCAGCCAGTACGCCCCTTCAATTTCGAGATCTATGCTGGTGCAGGCAACGGCCCAGGCCCTGGGCAACGCCGCCCATAATGCCACTTTTGCCCAGCAGCAACACAATATGATCATCAACACCAGCACCTCGGTATGTGCCGGGATGTTGCAGGCATTAGGCGCGGCTTATGCCAAAAAATAA
- a CDS encoding AraC family transcriptional regulator, protein MQQPPEKPCQTPDLLTLNINAVLSANQITGTKVQVYSCAISPEKARVIPPGSDENQPVYASFPIIYHNTSIGALHLEQPQILSKNELKKLSCVTKKLALLIKRYQATSLSNYYLGKTVNITPYSDHTLKLDAFIEIAASTRFPVIIRGEFGSEKLSVASAIHYNSALKHQAFIEVDCSTPGLDAFEKNLRHCFEQGRGGSIFLHAIDELPLPQQQVLSQLIQEQEASHEQVLNGSRYHKIRFLVSTTRPLTRQVISGEFSRQLYLQLNFLNVQLAPLNERKQDIPEIVDKLMNRHRLYPEQCLSEDVKESLCRYSWPGNYQQLERVLIRLLTLASSNPIQLGELHQCAPEILSETDQATQKKPKAQKAQKLQEKNPPASSRKSAPHVPADIKTNLIPHLLNKNYPVFSNLHPALQKALCYIAENYCEEMSLKQLAGHIGISASHLCALFKSQLNNSYKQIITELKIEKARQLFISQPQARVADIAHKSGFGDISHFEKAFKRFTDCTPRAFKNALTHAMAPIS, encoded by the coding sequence ATGCAACAGCCCCCCGAAAAACCGTGCCAAACGCCGGATCTGCTTACCCTGAATATCAATGCGGTTTTAAGTGCCAACCAGATCACCGGAACCAAAGTTCAGGTATATTCCTGCGCCATCTCCCCGGAAAAAGCCAGGGTGATTCCACCGGGCTCAGATGAAAATCAGCCTGTTTATGCCAGCTTCCCGATTATTTACCACAACACCAGCATTGGCGCCCTGCACCTGGAGCAACCACAAATCTTATCCAAAAACGAACTGAAAAAACTCAGCTGCGTCACCAAAAAACTGGCGCTGCTGATCAAACGTTACCAGGCCACCAGTTTATCCAATTACTACTTGGGGAAAACCGTCAATATCACCCCCTACAGCGATCACACCCTGAAACTGGATGCCTTTATCGAAATTGCCGCCAGCACACGCTTTCCGGTGATCATCCGGGGGGAATTCGGCAGCGAAAAACTCTCGGTTGCCAGCGCCATTCACTACAACAGCGCACTGAAACACCAGGCATTTATCGAAGTGGACTGTTCGACCCCCGGCCTGGATGCCTTTGAAAAGAATCTCCGGCACTGTTTCGAACAGGGACGCGGCGGCAGTATTTTCCTCCACGCCATTGACGAACTGCCACTGCCGCAACAACAAGTATTAAGCCAGTTGATACAAGAACAGGAAGCCAGTCACGAACAGGTCCTTAACGGCAGCCGTTACCATAAAATCAGGTTTCTGGTATCGACAACCCGCCCGCTGACACGCCAGGTGATTTCGGGGGAGTTTTCCCGGCAGCTTTACCTCCAGCTCAACTTCCTGAATGTCCAGCTGGCGCCCCTGAACGAAAGGAAGCAGGATATTCCCGAAATCGTCGATAAATTAATGAACCGGCACCGCCTGTACCCGGAGCAGTGCCTGAGTGAGGATGTTAAAGAAAGCCTTTGCCGCTATTCCTGGCCGGGCAATTATCAGCAACTGGAACGTGTGCTGATCCGTCTATTGACCTTAGCCAGCTCTAACCCCATCCAGCTAGGCGAGCTGCACCAGTGCGCCCCGGAAATACTGTCTGAAACAGACCAGGCGACACAGAAAAAACCAAAAGCGCAGAAAGCACAAAAACTACAGGAAAAAAATCCCCCCGCCTCTTCCCGGAAGTCAGCTCCGCATGTTCCTGCCGATATCAAAACAAATCTAATTCCACATTTACTCAACAAAAACTACCCGGTTTTTAGTAACCTGCACCCGGCCCTGCAAAAAGCCCTGTGCTATATCGCCGAAAACTATTGCGAAGAAATGAGCCTTAAACAACTGGCAGGGCATATCGGCATCAGTGCTTCCCACCTGTGCGCTTTATTTAAAAGCCAGCTTAACAACAGCTACAAACAAATCATTACCGAGCTGAAAATAGAAAAAGCCCGGCAATTATTTATCAGCCAGCCCCAGGCCAGGGTAGCGGACATCGCCCATAAATCGGGTTTCGGCGATATCAGCCATTTCGAAAAAGCCTTTAAACGCTTTACCGACTGTACACCCAGGGCTTTTAAAAACGCCCTCACCCACGCCATGGCGCCAATCAGCTAG
- a CDS encoding RebB family R body protein, with protein sequence MPVNDQITDSVTQVNTQVVGDTPAMSTGNLLMSTGQALGTSALNATSANQQGQIVMQASTVQGVNSLLATGSAVVGRGSEEILEKG encoded by the coding sequence ATGCCAGTAAACGATCAAATAACGGACTCAGTTACCCAGGTAAACACGCAAGTGGTTGGCGATACACCGGCCATGTCTACCGGTAACCTGCTGATGTCTACCGGCCAGGCACTGGGCACTTCGGCCCTGAACGCCACCAGTGCCAACCAGCAGGGGCAGATCGTCATGCAAGCCTCTACCGTCCAGGGAGTTAACTCCTTATTAGCAACCGGCAGTGCCGTTGTCGGCCGCGGTTCAGAAGAGATCCTGGAAAAAGGCTAA
- a CDS encoding RebB family R body protein produces the protein MPDQDMQEVNEIISQLSEASMADTVGLLMQNAITIQQSMQTVTNASVSSSCALILAQGGG, from the coding sequence ATGCCTGATCAGGATATGCAAGAGGTCAATGAAATCATCAGCCAGCTGAGCGAGGCCAGCATGGCGGATACCGTAGGTTTATTGATGCAAAACGCCATCACGATACAGCAAAGCATGCAGACGGTAACCAATGCCTCTGTGTCTTCCTCCTGCGCACTTATCCTGGCACAGGGAGGCGGTTGA
- a CDS encoding AraC family transcriptional regulator — protein sequence MTSANFKDAAIQLYKTELHTQTDTPLDFAFGQGQHAPKTPSISYPILYQRTKIGDLHLHQSQQAQGYDENHLPNITKKLALLIKRHQANTLSSRFLGKDLSLTGYSEHVLKLDAFIEKASSTSYPVIISGEFGSEKLSVASAIHYNSQLRYKPFIEINCSTPSTEEFQRNLIISFEKAQGGSIFLHGIDELSFPQQNLLTELLAASTEPGLSGIKVKNVTNVRLMVSTTQNLAEMIAKNEFSRHLYEKFNFLNIRIPSLSERKEDIPFILEKLLEKYKLFEEQGFCDEVKKILSEYHWPGNHAELERVVARLMTLSSANPINRSELEKHAPELIAGRASQALTAKSSADKLPFDLIPCLLNKDYQQFSRLHTGLQKALAYLGENYCNSITLPELAQNAFISPSHLSYLFKFYLNQSFKQIVSELRIERAKQIFISSPHARITDVSLDVGFGDLSHFEKIFKRYTNMTPREYKNSNT from the coding sequence TTGACGAGTGCAAATTTTAAAGATGCGGCAATTCAGTTATATAAAACGGAATTACATACCCAAACAGACACCCCGCTGGACTTTGCTTTCGGACAAGGACAGCACGCCCCGAAAACCCCGAGTATTTCCTATCCGATCCTCTACCAGAGAACCAAGATAGGCGACTTACACCTGCACCAGTCTCAGCAGGCCCAGGGGTATGATGAAAACCACCTGCCTAACATCACCAAAAAACTGGCGCTGCTGATCAAGCGCCATCAGGCAAACACCTTGTCGAGCCGTTTTTTGGGCAAAGATCTGTCGTTAACCGGTTACAGCGAACATGTGCTTAAACTGGATGCCTTTATCGAAAAAGCCTCCAGCACCTCTTACCCGGTGATCATCAGCGGCGAATTCGGCAGCGAAAAACTCTCCGTCGCCAGCGCCATCCACTACAACAGTCAGCTAAGATACAAGCCGTTTATTGAGATCAACTGCTCAACCCCGAGCACAGAAGAGTTTCAGCGCAACCTTATCATCAGCTTCGAAAAAGCCCAGGGAGGCAGTATTTTCCTGCACGGCATAGATGAGCTTTCGTTCCCACAGCAGAATTTATTGACCGAACTGCTGGCCGCCAGCACCGAACCCGGCTTATCCGGCATCAAGGTAAAAAATGTTACCAACGTCCGCCTGATGGTCTCCACCACCCAAAACCTGGCGGAAATGATAGCCAAAAATGAGTTCTCGCGGCATTTATACGAAAAATTCAACTTCTTGAATATCCGCATACCTTCATTGAGTGAGCGCAAGGAAGACATTCCCTTTATCCTGGAAAAGCTGCTGGAGAAATATAAATTATTCGAAGAACAGGGCTTTTGCGATGAAGTGAAAAAAATCCTCTCGGAATATCACTGGCCGGGCAACCACGCCGAACTCGAACGCGTTGTCGCCCGGCTAATGACCCTGAGCTCTGCCAACCCCATCAACCGCAGCGAACTGGAAAAACACGCCCCGGAACTGATAGCCGGTCGTGCCTCGCAGGCATTAACCGCCAAAAGCAGTGCCGATAAGCTGCCGTTTGATCTTATTCCCTGCCTGCTGAACAAAGATTACCAGCAATTTTCCCGCTTACATACCGGCCTGCAAAAGGCCCTGGCATACCTGGGAGAAAACTACTGTAACAGCATCACCTTGCCCGAACTGGCGCAAAATGCCTTTATCAGCCCTTCCCATCTGTCTTATCTGTTCAAGTTCTATCTGAACCAAAGCTTTAAGCAAATAGTGTCGGAACTGAGAATCGAGCGGGCCAAACAGATCTTTATCAGCAGCCCCCATGCCAGGATCACAGATGTTTCCCTCGATGTCGGCTTTGGCGACTTAAGCCATTTCGAAAAAATCTTCAAGCGCTACACCAATATGACGCCAAGAGAATATAAAAACAGCAACACCTGA
- a CDS encoding RebB family R body protein, which produces MSDTASNNAEPEATVPQSSATSFSAQPTGLVETTLAETLGLSMHNAITNQQSSQMTTSASITNACARLLQSAPPAPAKKAEAEPPEETADTGEETVPEKKRRRLNVFNFLKGKNNEEKPAQDGNTTDSTDKPNGEQQ; this is translated from the coding sequence ATGAGTGATACCGCTAGCAACAACGCAGAGCCTGAAGCAACCGTGCCGCAGTCGTCTGCAACATCTTTTTCGGCCCAGCCTACCGGACTGGTGGAAACCACCCTGGCTGAAACCTTAGGTTTGTCAATGCACAATGCCATCACCAACCAGCAAAGTTCACAAATGACCACGTCGGCCTCAATCACCAACGCCTGCGCGCGCCTGCTGCAGTCGGCGCCCCCGGCGCCGGCCAAAAAAGCGGAAGCCGAGCCGCCGGAAGAAACGGCGGATACCGGCGAAGAAACGGTTCCGGAAAAAAAGCGCAGGCGGCTGAACGTTTTTAACTTTTTAAAAGGGAAAAACAACGAAGAAAAACCGGCGCAAGACGGCAACACCACTGACAGCACAGACAAACCTAACGGAGAGCAGCAATGA
- a CDS encoding DUF4785 domain-containing protein encodes MKLSTLTISLLSATGIMVSGALNASSLVKIGDSATTPERELVSIALPEHKIEQQALHYSQKITGDSQLNLAPQAYHSSSDEYWFEVSGKELSRGIAVNISQPGALIRLSGKSNSALDAATQSINPAHLELSKGKIKLDSPFSQSVTQEQLATANIFPNSSAVTLNKALGTGKFTLRVTRDLDNNQKYIVNVKEKGSAHKLQLTLPKQSYLAGEPLNFDAGIYRDDLALTDSIHQAYIKLPTGEKQAVALTAKDGRYRVEVPQELDAPLPGRLYELHLESQVADNGIRVKRNGKVAFAMAKQTAQMTGEVEVQNSQALVGLEVASEGRYEVSALVSGTDSQGRQIRVMLSRSAYYLAPGSHKVAVNFDTKILADAGVKAPYKVENLRLVDQSRMALLAQQ; translated from the coding sequence ATGAAATTATCTACATTAACAATCAGCCTACTCAGTGCAACCGGCATTATGGTTTCCGGGGCATTAAACGCATCTTCCCTGGTGAAAATCGGCGACAGCGCAACAACCCCGGAAAGGGAATTGGTCTCCATCGCTTTGCCCGAGCATAAGATAGAGCAGCAGGCGCTGCACTACAGCCAAAAAATCACCGGTGACAGCCAGCTTAACCTGGCGCCACAAGCCTATCACAGCAGCAGTGACGAATACTGGTTTGAAGTCAGCGGCAAAGAGCTCAGCCGCGGCATCGCCGTGAACATCAGCCAGCCGGGCGCCCTGATCCGCTTATCCGGCAAAAGCAACAGCGCCCTGGATGCCGCCACGCAGTCGATCAATCCGGCCCATCTGGAGCTGAGCAAAGGAAAAATCAAGCTAGACAGCCCGTTTAGCCAGTCGGTTACCCAGGAGCAGCTGGCCACCGCCAATATTTTCCCCAACTCAAGCGCGGTAACATTAAACAAGGCGCTGGGAACCGGCAAATTTACCCTGAGAGTGACCCGGGATCTGGACAATAACCAGAAATATATCGTCAATGTCAAAGAAAAGGGCTCGGCCCACAAACTGCAGCTGACCTTACCCAAACAAAGTTATCTGGCGGGCGAACCCCTGAACTTTGATGCCGGTATCTATCGTGATGACCTGGCATTAACCGACAGTATCCACCAGGCCTATATCAAGCTGCCCACAGGCGAAAAACAGGCGGTTGCCTTGACCGCCAAAGACGGCCGTTACCGGGTAGAAGTACCGCAGGAACTTGACGCCCCTCTCCCGGGCAGGTTATACGAATTACACTTGGAGTCCCAGGTGGCGGATAACGGCATCCGGGTAAAACGTAACGGTAAAGTCGCCTTTGCCATGGCTAAACAAACGGCGCAAATGACCGGCGAAGTCGAGGTGCAGAATAGCCAGGCACTGGTGGGCCTGGAAGTTGCCAGCGAAGGCCGCTACGAAGTCAGCGCCCTGGTATCGGGCACCGACAGCCAGGGACGCCAGATCAGGGTCATGTTAAGCCGCTCCGCATACTACCTGGCGCCGGGCAGCCATAAGGTTGCGGTTAACTTTGATACAAAAATCCTGGCGGACGCCGGCGTTAAGGCCCCGTACAAGGTAGAAAACCTGCGCCTGGTGGATCAAAGCCGGATGGCGCTGCTGGCCCAGCAATAA
- a CDS encoding RebB family R body protein has protein sequence MPVNEQITDSVTQVNTKVVGETPAMAMGNLLMATSQALGNAAHNATAAQQQAQITMQAATVQGVNSLMSIGGSVVGRSAEGIIEKG, from the coding sequence ATGCCAGTTAACGAGCAAATCACAGATTCAGTTACTCAGGTAAACACTAAAGTTGTCGGCGAAACTCCGGCCATGGCCATGGGCAACCTGCTGATGGCGACCAGCCAGGCGCTGGGCAACGCTGCCCATAACGCCACTGCCGCACAGCAACAAGCGCAGATCACCATGCAGGCCGCGACGGTACAAGGCGTTAATTCATTAATGTCTATCGGCGGCTCGGTTGTTGGCCGCAGTGCTGAAGGCATTATCGAGAAAGGTTAA
- a CDS encoding RebB family R body protein — protein MPVNELITDSVTQVNTKVVGETPAMATGNLLLSTSQALGNSAHNATAAQQQAQITMQAATVQGVNSLMSIGSSVIGRSAEGIIEKDA, from the coding sequence ATGCCAGTTAATGAACTAATCACAGACTCAGTTACCCAGGTGAACACTAAAGTTGTTGGCGAAACGCCGGCTATGGCCACAGGCAACCTGTTGCTTTCTACCAGCCAGGCATTAGGCAACTCTGCCCACAACGCCACAGCTGCCCAGCAACAAGCACAAATCACTATGCAGGCGGCGACAGTACAGGGCGTTAACTCCCTGATGTCTATCGGCAGCTCTGTGATTGGCCGCAGCGCGGAAGGCATCATCGAAAAAGATGCCTAA
- a CDS encoding RebB family R body protein, whose product MPVNEQITDSVTQVNTKVVGETPAMAMGNLLMSTSQALGNAAHNATAAQQQAQITMQAATVQGVNSLMSIGGSVIGRSAEGIIEKD is encoded by the coding sequence ATGCCAGTAAATGAACAGATCACTGACTCGGTCACCCAGGTAAACACTAAAGTTGTCGGTGAAACCCCGGCCATGGCCATGGGCAACCTGCTGATGTCCACCAGCCAGGCATTAGGCAATGCCGCGCACAATGCTACCGCGGCGCAGCAACAGGCACAAATCACCATGCAGGCTGCCACAGTGCAGGGTGTTAACTCATTAATGTCTATCGGCGGCTCAGTTATTGGCCGCAGTGCTGAAGGCATTATCGAAAAAGACTAA
- a CDS encoding RebB family R body protein: protein MATTVNEQITDSLTQVNTKVVAEAPAMAMGNLYTSMGLAISNASLNATTGQQQAGITMQSATVQGINSLTAIGSAVLGRAAEGVIEKD from the coding sequence ATGGCTACCACAGTAAACGAGCAAATTACCGATTCACTCACCCAGGTTAATACCAAGGTTGTCGCCGAGGCTCCGGCCATGGCAATGGGCAACTTATACACTAGCATGGGACTGGCGATTTCCAATGCCAGCCTTAACGCCACCACAGGCCAACAGCAGGCGGGCATTACCATGCAGTCGGCCACGGTTCAGGGCATCAACTCCCTTACCGCTATCGGCAGTGCCGTACTTGGCCGCGCCGCTGAAGGTGTTATCGAGAAAGACTAG